The Armatimonadota bacterium genome includes a window with the following:
- a CDS encoding glycosyl transferase family 1 — protein sequence MRLLMAIHNAYTDTSSGAARSMRTIVEWLNASGHECRVLCTARFDARAPDSLEEHLSTLGIQPQTLQTPRRLIRSGAAGRPVWRFELNGVPVTMVLTRQNDWRSPDRDETEQVVNLCRHILRDFRPHILLSYGPHGAVQEMMRLARRHGVRTVYSVRNYGYEDRRWFAHADSVLACSPYLARYYQTKVGVECEGIPSPIRWEDVLAPEESRSFVTFVNPSLEKGAALFARLADMLGSRRPDIPVLVVQSAADASSLNSIPGIDFSRYPQIMAAPPVPRPGDFFELTRILLVPSVFHEPFGRVAAEALINGIPPIVSDRGALPETVAEAGIVLPLPEWLTSTCVQIPDESEVGPWFDAVCALWDDEQLYARRSSVCREVGRSLYAEEPLKLRYLDYFQSVALL from the coding sequence GTGAGGCTGCTGATGGCAATTCACAACGCCTACACGGACACCTCCAGTGGCGCGGCGAGGAGCATGCGGACCATCGTCGAATGGCTGAACGCCTCCGGGCACGAATGCCGCGTGCTGTGCACCGCGCGTTTCGACGCCCGTGCTCCGGATTCCCTCGAGGAGCACCTCTCCACGCTTGGCATCCAGCCGCAGACGCTGCAGACGCCCCGGCGGCTCATCCGGTCCGGCGCAGCCGGGCGGCCTGTGTGGAGGTTTGAACTGAACGGTGTGCCGGTGACGATGGTGCTTACCCGGCAGAACGACTGGCGCAGCCCGGACCGCGATGAGACGGAGCAGGTTGTTAACCTGTGCCGCCACATTCTCAGGGACTTCAGGCCCCACATCCTGCTGTCTTACGGTCCGCACGGGGCGGTTCAGGAGATGATGCGCCTGGCCAGGCGTCACGGGGTGCGGACAGTCTACAGCGTGCGCAACTACGGCTACGAAGACCGGCGCTGGTTTGCGCATGCCGACAGCGTGTTGGCCTGCAGTCCCTATCTGGCCCGCTACTATCAGACAAAGGTGGGCGTCGAGTGTGAGGGCATTCCATCGCCCATCCGATGGGAGGATGTTCTGGCCCCGGAAGAGTCCCGCAGTTTCGTCACGTTTGTAAACCCTTCCCTGGAGAAAGGAGCCGCGCTGTTCGCGCGGCTGGCCGATATGCTGGGAAGCAGGCGGCCCGACATTCCGGTATTGGTGGTCCAGTCTGCCGCGGACGCCTCCAGCCTGAACAGCATTCCCGGCATAGACTTCAGCCGCTATCCCCAGATCATGGCTGCTCCTCCCGTACCTCGTCCGGGTGACTTCTTCGAACTGACGCGCATCCTCCTGGTTCCATCGGTTTTTCACGAACCGTTCGGCCGGGTGGCGGCCGAGGCTCTGATCAACGGCATACCTCCTATCGTCAGCGACCGAGGCGCGCTGCCGGAAACCGTGGCGGAAGCCGGTATCGTGCTGCCGCTTCCGGAGTGGTTGACTTCCACGTGCGTTCAAATCCCGGATGAGAGTGAAGTGGGGCCCTGGTTCGACGCAGTCTGCGCTCTCTGGGATGATGAGCAACTATATGCTCGGCGCTCTTCCGTGTGTAGAGAAGTGGGCCGAAGCCTCTATGCCGAGGAGCCTCTGAAGCTGCGCTATCTCGATTACTTCCAGAGCGTCGCTTTGTTGTAA
- a CDS encoding oligoendopeptidase F — protein MSKLPFGDLPPYRNRTFVPPEVDWDDQQAVTRLFDLLEEKLAACKNPEDLERWLLEESELTAALSEERTRRYIAMTTHTEDPEAEAEYLRFVENIQPISRERGFRLAKLYTEHPLRPELPRNRYFVLDREAETQVRLFRQENILLQTEETRLGQQYQKLSGSLTVEFQGREQTLVQMAKYLEEPDRELRREAWELTARRRLREADEFESIFDRLLEIRNSIARNAGFESYVEYAFLDRGRFDYTPRDCLEFHEAIEQEVLPLVRELQERRRKEMGLESLRPWDLAADPKGRPPLRPFQNAQELEQKAERVLDRLDPELGRDFRTMRELRLLDLDNRKGKAPGGYQSTLSEARLPFIFMNAVGLQRDVETILHEAGHAFHALATREEDLHPYRHAPLEFAEVASMSMELLGSAFLEEFYPSPEEAARARRAHLEGIVTFFPWMAVVDAFQHWIYTHPEHTREERAEAFDALMVRFGGDVDWRGFEDIRRQMWHRQLHIFLSPFYYVEYGIAQLGALQVWRNWKLQGREALKAYRTALALGGSRPLPELFQAAGAEFRFDANTIRPLMEMIQAELQEL, from the coding sequence ATGAGCAAGCTGCCCTTTGGGGACCTTCCCCCGTATCGTAACAGAACATTCGTGCCGCCCGAGGTTGACTGGGACGACCAGCAGGCGGTGACCCGGCTATTCGATTTGCTGGAAGAGAAGCTAGCCGCATGCAAGAATCCCGAGGATCTGGAGCGGTGGCTTCTTGAGGAGAGCGAACTAACGGCGGCCCTTTCGGAGGAGAGGACGCGCCGTTATATCGCCATGACCACACACACCGAGGATCCCGAGGCGGAGGCCGAATACCTCCGCTTCGTCGAGAACATCCAGCCGATCAGCCGTGAGCGGGGCTTCCGGCTGGCGAAGCTATACACGGAGCATCCACTCCGCCCGGAGCTTCCGCGGAATCGCTACTTTGTCCTGGACCGCGAGGCCGAGACCCAGGTTCGTCTGTTCCGGCAGGAAAACATCCTCCTGCAGACCGAGGAGACGCGCCTCGGGCAGCAATACCAGAAGCTGTCCGGATCGCTGACGGTCGAGTTCCAGGGACGCGAGCAGACGCTGGTCCAGATGGCGAAATATCTGGAAGAGCCGGACCGTGAGCTCAGGCGCGAAGCATGGGAGCTGACCGCCCGCCGCAGGTTGCGGGAGGCGGATGAGTTCGAGTCCATCTTCGACCGGCTGCTGGAGATCAGGAACAGCATCGCCCGCAACGCTGGCTTCGAGAGCTACGTGGAGTATGCGTTTCTGGACCGCGGCAGGTTCGACTACACCCCCCGGGACTGTCTGGAGTTCCACGAAGCCATAGAGCAAGAGGTGCTGCCCCTGGTTCGCGAGCTTCAGGAGCGCCGCCGGAAAGAGATGGGCCTGGAGTCGCTGCGTCCTTGGGATCTTGCGGCGGACCCCAAAGGCCGCCCTCCCCTCAGGCCATTCCAGAATGCTCAGGAGCTGGAGCAGAAAGCCGAGCGTGTGCTTGACAGGCTGGACCCCGAGCTTGGCAGAGACTTCCGCACGATGCGCGAGCTGCGCCTGCTGGACCTGGATAACCGGAAAGGCAAGGCGCCAGGAGGATATCAGTCCACCCTTTCCGAAGCGCGGCTTCCGTTCATCTTTATGAACGCGGTGGGGCTTCAGCGGGATGTGGAGACCATTCTGCATGAGGCCGGGCACGCATTCCATGCCCTGGCTACGCGGGAGGAAGACCTGCACCCCTACCGCCACGCTCCGCTGGAGTTCGCGGAGGTGGCGTCCATGAGTATGGAGCTACTGGGAAGCGCTTTTCTGGAGGAGTTCTATCCCTCGCCAGAGGAGGCTGCGCGCGCGCGCCGCGCTCATCTGGAGGGCATCGTGACGTTCTTCCCATGGATGGCGGTGGTGGATGCGTTCCAGCACTGGATCTACACGCATCCTGAGCATACGCGGGAGGAGCGTGCGGAGGCGTTCGATGCGTTGATGGTGCGGTTCGGCGGTGACGTGGACTGGCGCGGCTTCGAGGATATCCGCAGGCAGATGTGGCACCGGCAGCTACACATCTTCCTGTCGCCTTTCTACTACGTGGAGTACGGAATCGCTCAACTGGGAGCACTCCAAGTGTGGCGTAACTGGAAGCTGCAGGGGCGAGAAGCGTTGAAAGCCTACCGAACGGCTCTTGCGCTGGGCGGGAGCCGTCCCCTGCCGGAACTGTTCCAGGCCGCCGGAGCGGAGTTCCGGTTCGACGCGAACACCATACGGCCCCTGATGGAGATGATCCAGGCGGAGCTACAAGAACTGTAG
- the algU gene encoding RNA polymerase sigma factor yields MNLPVQILVERARRGERDAFEALFRETHVRIYNLFRALGFSRDEAADLTQETFVKAWQNLDGLREPEKFLSWLFRIARNQAKDLLKYRSRHPRVDLEELGALADPEQDLPLKAVESEELEREVRRAVASLPESQRAPLILYHFQNMPVAEIASALGVPFGTVLSRLARARAALARRLAPRIGSGSPGGD; encoded by the coding sequence GTGAACCTGCCGGTCCAGATCCTGGTCGAGCGAGCCAGGCGGGGCGAGAGGGATGCCTTCGAGGCTCTCTTTCGCGAAACGCACGTGCGCATCTACAATCTGTTCCGGGCCCTCGGCTTCTCGCGGGATGAAGCCGCGGATCTGACCCAGGAGACTTTCGTGAAGGCATGGCAGAATCTGGACGGGTTGCGCGAACCGGAGAAGTTTCTGTCGTGGCTGTTCCGTATCGCCCGTAACCAGGCGAAGGACCTGCTTAAATATCGCTCCAGACATCCCCGGGTGGACTTGGAGGAGCTCGGCGCGCTGGCTGACCCGGAGCAAGATCTTCCCTTGAAGGCTGTGGAAAGTGAAGAGCTGGAGCGCGAGGTGCGCCGGGCGGTGGCGTCTCTGCCGGAAAGCCAGCGGGCTCCATTGATCCTTTATCACTTCCAGAATATGCCCGTCGCTGAGATAGCCAGTGCACTGGGAGTGCCCTTCGGGACCGTGCTGTCCCGGCTGGCTCGCGCACGGGCCGCGCTTGCCAGGCGGCTTGCTCCGAGGATCGGGAGCGGATCGCCGGGCGGAGACTGA
- the nagA gene encoding N-acetylglucosamine-6-phosphate deacetylase has protein sequence MTRNGFVDIQVNGILGTDFGDGDLTLDAARSATRELVRRGTVVFCPTVVTASEETYSRVLPVLADLMDDPELGGHVAGIHLEGPFISPVPGPRGAHQERFVRPPSMELFDRMMDWARGRVAILTLAPEMPGALDLIRYAVSRGVVVALGHHYADGGTLQAAVEAGARLATHVGNGITAQIDRHSNPIWWQLACDELFCSFITDGHHLPAPFIKTALRTKTPERTIIISDAVMLAGCPPGVYDFFGTEVELADTGRLFIRDTGYLAGSSSTMFECMNHLASLGLLAGEDLWRVGRSNALALLGKSEEDVSRLPGPCVSLEEGRFVLKEVTISG, from the coding sequence TTGACGCGAAACGGGTTTGTAGACATCCAGGTGAACGGCATCCTGGGAACGGATTTCGGAGACGGCGACCTGACCTTGGACGCCGCACGGAGCGCCACGCGCGAACTGGTCCGGAGGGGGACGGTGGTTTTCTGCCCGACGGTGGTCACCGCGTCCGAGGAGACATACAGCCGGGTGCTGCCCGTGCTCGCGGATCTGATGGACGACCCGGAGCTGGGCGGACACGTCGCGGGCATCCACCTTGAGGGGCCGTTCATCTCGCCGGTTCCTGGACCCCGGGGGGCGCATCAGGAGCGCTTCGTGCGCCCCCCTTCCATGGAGCTCTTCGACAGGATGATGGACTGGGCCCGGGGTCGTGTGGCCATCCTGACGCTGGCGCCGGAGATGCCGGGCGCTCTGGATCTCATCCGCTACGCGGTGTCCCGCGGGGTCGTTGTCGCGCTTGGTCATCATTATGCGGACGGGGGTACCCTTCAGGCCGCAGTGGAGGCCGGCGCCCGGTTGGCCACGCACGTGGGAAACGGCATCACCGCTCAGATAGACCGCCACAGCAACCCCATATGGTGGCAGCTGGCGTGCGATGAGCTGTTTTGCAGCTTCATCACCGACGGCCATCATCTGCCCGCTCCGTTCATCAAAACCGCCCTGCGCACCAAGACCCCGGAGCGCACGATCATCATCAGCGACGCGGTGATGCTGGCGGGCTGTCCTCCCGGCGTCTACGATTTCTTCGGAACGGAGGTTGAACTGGCGGACACGGGCCGGCTGTTCATTCGGGACACGGGCTACCTGGCCGGTTCCTCCTCCACAATGTTCGAGTGCATGAATCACCTGGCGTCGCTGGGATTGCTTGCTGGAGAGGACCTCTGGAGGGTGGGGCGCTCCAATGCCCTGGCGCTGCTGGGGAAGAGTGAGGAAGATGTGTCCCGGTTGCCCGGTCCCTGTGTATCGTTGGAGGAGGGCCGGTTCGTGCTGAAGGAAGTCACAATCTCTGGATGA
- the rpiB gene encoding ribose 5-phosphate isomerase B: MRIALASDHAGFRYKEKIESWLREQGHEVKDFGTHSDERCDYPDFVRPAAEAVARGEFDRGIVLGGSGNGEAMAANKVRGIRCAVAWNEESARLSREHNDANVLSLGERLIPEDRVLDIVRVWLETPFEGGRHIPRIQKLEPGLSANASQ, encoded by the coding sequence ATGAGGATCGCTCTGGCTTCGGATCACGCAGGCTTCCGCTACAAGGAGAAGATCGAATCCTGGCTTCGCGAGCAGGGGCACGAAGTGAAAGATTTCGGGACACACTCGGATGAGCGGTGCGACTACCCGGATTTCGTGCGCCCGGCGGCGGAGGCCGTGGCGCGGGGGGAGTTCGACCGGGGGATCGTTCTGGGGGGCAGCGGCAACGGAGAGGCGATGGCGGCCAACAAGGTCCGCGGGATCCGTTGCGCGGTGGCCTGGAACGAGGAGAGCGCACGCCTTTCGCGGGAGCATAACGATGCGAACGTCCTCTCCCTTGGAGAGAGGCTCATCCCGGAGGATCGGGTTCTGGACATCGTGCGAGTGTGGCTGGAGACGCCGTTCGAGGGAGGCCGTCATATTCCCCGCATTCAGAAGCTGGAGCCTGGCCTGTCCGCCAATGCTTCGCAATAA
- a CDS encoding SnoK protein: MGITETAEYPLTAEQIEFYRQNGYVRLPDVFTPEELEAARRGVDEAVRLREEISKGNLLDSDYARVFVQMVNLWQASDILRPCVLSAKLASIAKRLSGFSRVRLWHDHALVKMPGDSKPSPWHQDLPYWPHDRSGSLSCWMALDDVTEENGCMWFVPGSHRWGWLEPISLTDPQDIFSLVPEPEGKDFTPVPQPLKAGSCTFHDSLLFHYAGPNQTDRPRRALITIYMEDGTIYTGAPHCVTDPLGLKPGEPLQGDLFPVLA; this comes from the coding sequence ATGGGCATCACAGAGACCGCTGAATATCCGCTGACTGCGGAGCAGATCGAGTTCTACCGCCAGAACGGCTATGTCCGTCTGCCGGACGTGTTCACTCCTGAGGAGCTGGAGGCGGCCCGTAGAGGAGTGGACGAGGCTGTCCGCCTACGCGAGGAGATCTCGAAGGGCAACCTGCTGGACTCCGATTACGCTCGCGTCTTTGTCCAGATGGTCAATCTCTGGCAAGCCAGCGATATCCTGCGGCCGTGCGTGCTGTCCGCCAAGCTGGCCTCCATTGCAAAGAGACTCTCCGGCTTCAGCCGGGTGCGCCTGTGGCATGATCACGCGTTGGTCAAGATGCCCGGCGACAGCAAGCCCTCACCCTGGCACCAGGATCTCCCCTACTGGCCACACGACCGGTCCGGCTCGCTCTCCTGCTGGATGGCGCTGGACGATGTGACGGAGGAGAACGGCTGCATGTGGTTCGTTCCCGGATCGCACCGCTGGGGATGGCTGGAGCCCATCAGCCTCACGGATCCACAGGACATCTTCTCACTGGTGCCGGAGCCGGAAGGCAAGGATTTCACGCCCGTGCCGCAGCCACTCAAGGCCGGCAGCTGCACCTTTCACGATTCGCTGCTGTTCCACTACGCCGGGCCCAACCAGACGGACCGGCCGAGGCGCGCCCTCATCACCATCTATATGGAGGATGGTACCATCTATACCGGCGCGCCCCACTGCGTGACGGATCCTCTGGGTCTGAAGCCGGGTGAGCCGCTCCAGGGAGACCTGTTTCCGGTGCTGGCCTGA
- a CDS encoding beta-Ig-H3/fasciclin, whose translation MMRLKIMVALLAVAITLAGASVSRAQDIVDVAASNKDFSTLVAAVKAAGLVDALKGEGPFTVFAPTNKAFEKLPKGTVESLLKPENKDKLVEILTYHVIPGKVMAADVAGLQSGTKVKTLSGAEVTVKKSGNSIFLNTSKIVATDVVASNGVIHVIDSVLLPSKSDKKPSSHGSQGGGGCCSR comes from the coding sequence ATGATGCGGTTGAAAATAATGGTCGCTCTTCTTGCCGTAGCCATTACACTGGCTGGCGCTTCTGTGTCTCGCGCGCAGGATATCGTAGACGTCGCCGCCTCTAACAAGGATTTCTCCACGCTGGTGGCGGCCGTCAAGGCAGCGGGTCTGGTGGATGCTTTGAAGGGAGAAGGACCATTCACGGTTTTTGCACCCACCAACAAGGCCTTCGAGAAGCTGCCCAAGGGCACCGTGGAGTCTCTCTTGAAGCCGGAGAATAAGGATAAGCTGGTGGAGATTCTTACTTATCACGTGATCCCCGGCAAAGTTATGGCCGCCGACGTGGCGGGTTTGCAGAGCGGCACCAAAGTGAAGACTCTCAGTGGAGCCGAGGTGACGGTCAAGAAGTCGGGAAACAGTATCTTTCTGAACACTTCGAAGATTGTCGCCACCGACGTCGTGGCATCCAACGGAGTCATCCACGTGATCGACTCAGTTCTTCTGCCGTCGAAGTCTGACAAGAAGCCGTCCAGTCACGGCTCGCAGGGCGGCGGAGGTTGCTGCAGCAGATAG
- the metG gene encoding methionine--tRNA ligase — MSRQCFYITTPIYYVNAVPHIGNAYTTILCDVLARYHRQRGEKVLFATGTDEHALKVREVAEAEGVDTRAYVDAMEPRFKEQWQALEIAYDDYIRTVEPRHVRVVQEVFRRLMESGDIYLGSYEGWYCVSDETFFAPSEVTDQTCPNPECRRPLSWVKEDNYFFRLSKYQDRLLEYMESHPGWLRPDYRANEVMVFTRAGLKDQSVSRINNGWGIPVPGDEKHVIYVWFDALLNYLTVAGYLEDDEKFRTVWPPSVQMMGKDIFVRFHCTLWPAMLMALGVELPEMLVGHGFWTVEGEKISKSRGNVVYATELVNELSSMSGAAPELAADAVRYFLLREVPFGADGDFSRSALVTRFNSDLANDLGNLLNRTVAMAHRWCGGVAPEGARPDPALAEAARNAADEAHSALCDIQFSKALEAIWTLVSAGNRYVEQSAPWNLQKEGKTEELGKVLYNALETARVVAVMVNPFMPACAARMWAQLGLPGTPGDSVWQEAVEFGRLPGGTKLAAPEPIFPRIDTAKMKRPAGAAPAKKEPPVTQERALVTYDEFKKLDIRVAKILSAERIEGATKLLKLTVDAGEEQPRTVVAGIAEHYKPEELPGRSIVLLANLQPAKIRGVESQGMLLAADVDGRAILLQPDAPQDVPAGATVR, encoded by the coding sequence TTGTCTCGACAGTGCTTTTACATCACGACCCCGATCTACTACGTCAACGCTGTCCCGCACATCGGGAACGCTTACACCACCATCCTCTGCGACGTCCTGGCCAGATATCATCGCCAGCGCGGTGAGAAGGTTCTCTTCGCCACCGGGACGGACGAACATGCCCTGAAGGTCAGGGAGGTGGCTGAGGCGGAAGGGGTGGACACCCGCGCCTACGTGGACGCCATGGAGCCCCGCTTCAAGGAACAGTGGCAGGCGCTGGAGATCGCCTACGATGACTACATCCGGACCGTGGAGCCCCGGCACGTGCGGGTGGTGCAGGAGGTGTTCCGCCGGCTGATGGAATCGGGGGACATCTATCTGGGCAGCTACGAGGGATGGTACTGTGTCTCGGACGAGACCTTCTTCGCCCCCTCCGAAGTGACCGACCAGACCTGCCCGAACCCCGAATGCCGCCGCCCGTTGAGCTGGGTGAAGGAGGACAACTACTTCTTCCGGCTCTCGAAATACCAGGACCGGCTGCTGGAGTATATGGAATCGCACCCGGGCTGGCTGCGGCCGGACTACCGGGCCAACGAGGTGATGGTGTTCACGCGGGCCGGCCTGAAGGACCAGTCCGTCAGCCGTATCAACAACGGCTGGGGCATCCCGGTACCCGGTGACGAGAAGCACGTCATTTACGTCTGGTTCGACGCCCTGCTGAACTACCTGACCGTGGCGGGTTATCTGGAGGACGATGAGAAATTCCGCACGGTCTGGCCCCCGAGCGTCCAGATGATGGGCAAAGACATCTTCGTGCGGTTCCACTGCACCCTGTGGCCGGCCATGCTGATGGCTCTCGGCGTGGAGCTCCCGGAGATGCTGGTGGGGCACGGATTCTGGACGGTGGAGGGAGAGAAGATCTCCAAGTCGCGGGGCAACGTGGTGTACGCCACGGAGCTGGTGAACGAGCTCTCATCCATGAGCGGCGCGGCTCCTGAACTGGCGGCCGACGCCGTGCGCTACTTCCTGCTGCGGGAGGTGCCCTTCGGAGCGGACGGTGACTTTTCGCGCTCCGCGCTGGTGACGCGATTCAACTCCGACCTGGCAAACGACCTTGGCAACCTGCTCAACCGGACGGTAGCCATGGCGCACCGCTGGTGCGGTGGGGTGGCGCCGGAAGGAGCCAGACCCGATCCGGCGCTCGCGGAGGCGGCCCGGAATGCGGCTGACGAGGCGCACTCCGCACTCTGCGACATCCAGTTCTCGAAAGCGCTGGAAGCCATCTGGACGCTGGTGAGCGCCGGGAACCGCTACGTGGAGCAGAGCGCGCCATGGAATTTGCAGAAGGAAGGCAAGACTGAAGAGCTCGGCAAGGTGCTGTATAACGCGCTGGAGACGGCGCGGGTGGTGGCCGTGATGGTGAACCCCTTCATGCCCGCCTGCGCGGCGAGGATGTGGGCGCAGCTGGGGCTGCCGGGGACGCCCGGAGACAGCGTATGGCAGGAGGCGGTGGAGTTCGGCCGGCTGCCGGGAGGCACCAAGCTGGCCGCGCCGGAACCAATCTTCCCGCGGATAGACACCGCCAAGATGAAGAGGCCTGCCGGGGCCGCTCCGGCAAAGAAAGAGCCGCCGGTGACCCAGGAGCGCGCGCTGGTGACTTATGACGAGTTCAAGAAGCTGGACATCCGCGTGGCAAAGATCCTCTCCGCGGAGCGTATCGAGGGAGCGACCAAGCTGCTGAAGCTGACCGTGGATGCCGGAGAAGAGCAGCCGCGGACAGTGGTGGCCGGTATCGCTGAGCACTACAAACCCGAGGAGCTTCCCGGCAGGAGCATCGTGCTGCTGGCCAACCTGCAGCCCGCCAAGATCCGGGGGGTGGAATCGCAGGGGATGCTTCTGGCGGCGGATGTGGACGGAAGGGCCATCCTGCTGCAGCCGGATGCGCCTCAGGACGTGCCTGCCGGAGCGACCGTTCGCTGA